In the genome of Diaphorobacter sp. HDW4A, the window CTGCAGAATGCCCGTCTGCGCGCCGCCCGATGGGTAGCGAGCAAGCGCGAGCAAGGTGTCGCGCCGCTGCCTGCCCTCGGGCGACTGGCCGAAGACATGCAGCCCATCGCGGATCTGCGTTTCCTTGAGTTCGCAGAGATAGGCGTCGATGCGTTCAAGCAGCGCATCGTCGTCGCTGGCCTGCGCGGGTTCGATGGCCAGATCCTTGAGCAGATGCTGCTGACGCACGATGGCGAGGATCTGCTTGCGCAGCAGCTCCGCGCGGCGCTGATCGACCAGCAACGCATCGTAGAACTCGTCCACCAGCCGCTCCAGATCCTGCAACGGCCCGTGGTTTTCCGCACGGGTGAGCGGCGGCATCAGGTGGTCAATGATCACCGCCTGACTGCGGCGCTTGGCCTGCGCGCCCTCGCCGGGATCGTTGACGATGAACGGATAGAGATGCGGCAGCGGACCGAGAATCGCATCGGGCCAGCACTGCGCCGACAGCGCGAGGCTCTTGCCCGGCAGCCATTCCAGATTGCCGTGCTTGCCTACATGCACCATCGCGTCCACGCGCCACACATCGCGCAGCCAGAAGTAGAACGCCAGATAACTGTGCGGCGGCACCAGCTCGGCGTCGTGATAACTCGCATAGTCCTGCGCCCCCATGCCCTTGCCGTCATTGAGCAACGCGCGCGCGGGCTGGATGCCGACGAACACCGAACCGAGGCGCAGGCCCGCGATCATGAAGCGCCCGTCGCGCAGCGCGGGATCGGCCTCGGGCCTGCCCCAGCGCGCTTGGATCGCCTCGGCCATTTCGGGCGCGAGCCCGGCGAGCCGCCGCTCGTAGTCGGCCAGCGCATAGCTCTGCATCGCGGGGCGCAGCGGCCATTGCGACGGGTCGTTGGCGATGCCCTGAAGCAGCGCCTGCATGAGCGCATCGCTGTTCTCCGGCAGCGCGTTCTCGTCACCAAGCGCATAGCCACTGCGTGCAAGCGCCCGCACAATGGTGATCACCGATTGCGGCGTGTCCAGCCCCACGCCGCTGCCGATACGACCCTCACTTCCGGGGTAGTTGGCGAGCACCAGCGCAATGCGTTTTTCGGCCGCAGGCTTGCTGCGCAGGCGGCACCAGCGCTCGGCCAACTCGGCGACGAAGTCCACGCGGTCGGGCTCGGGCTGGTATGCCACTACGTCGGTCTGCGTGATCGGGCAGCGGTACGACAGGCCCTTGAAGCTCACCGCGCGCGTGATGATGCGGCCGTCCATCTCAGGCAGCACCACCTGCATCGCGATGTCGCGCGGGCGCAGGCCCTGACTGTCGGCCAGCCAGTCCTCGCGGTTGCCGCCGCTCGCGATCACCTGCAGCACCGGCGCATCGCCCGCAAGCGCCGCGCCCTCGCCTACCGCAGAGAAAGCGGTGGTGTTCATCACCAGCGCCACATTCTGCTCGTCGCACAGCGCGCGGAAGGCGGCAAGGCACAGCGCATCCTTGAGCGAGTCGAGCGCCACCGGCAGCGGGTTCAACCCGCGCGCATGCAGGGCCAACGCCAGCGCATCAAACGCCGCCGTGTTGGCAGACAGCAGGTGGGCGCGGTAGAAGGTGATCGCCACCACCGGCCCACCGTCATGCCACGCCGCACGCAGGTCATCGAGCCCCGCGATCGCATGCGATGCGCACAGTGCGGTCGGCACATGCACAGCGATCTGCGGCAGGGTGCGCGGCGGCGGTGGCTCGTTGCCCTGCGCGAGCCCGTGGAAGGCTACGGCGCGCACAAATGCCTGCGCATTCTCGATGCCGCCCGCGCGCAGGTATTGCCACAGCAGGCGACAGACCGGCAGCGCGAGCGTGCTGCGCTCAAGCAGTTGCAGGTCTTCCTGCAGATCACCCGAGAACATCGCCAACTTCTGCTTGCGCTGGTGCGCGAGCGCATGGATCTGCTGCACGCCATACGGCCACGCGGATTCGGAGCCGAGATGATCGACCACGACCACCTTGGCATGCTGCAGCACCTCGTCCACATACAGGTCGAGCGACGCGGGCTGGCGCAGGTGCAACAGATTGGCCAGGCGGATGCTCGGGAAGCCCGGCTGCTGTTCGCTGAGCGCGGCGCAGGCCTGCGCGAGCAACGCGAGCGTGGTGTCGGCGGAGCTGAGGATGACGATGTCGGCAGGCGTCTGTTCAAGACGCGTGACGATGCTTTCGTCCTCGACGAAACCGCCGGGGCGGGTGCTGAGCAGATGCATTCCGGTCCCTTATGCCGTCACGTCCGCCGCCACGCCCGCAAGACCTGCGCGCAGCGCGGCCTCGTCGAGATTCTGGCCGATGAAGACGAGGCGCGTGGTGCGCTCTTCATCCGCCTTCCAGGCGCGGTCGAAATGCGTGTCGATGCGGCGGCCCACGCCCTGCAGCAGCCAGCGCATGGCCTTGCCCGGCACGTGCGCAAAGCCCTTCACGCGCAGGATGTCGTGGGTGCCGACCAACTGCTCGACGGCAGCCAGCAGCTTGTCGCGATCCACGGCGGGCAGCTCGATCACGAACGAGTCGAACTCGTCATGGTCATGGTCCTCGTCGTGATCGTGGTGCGTGGGGCGCAGGTCGATGGTGGTCTCGGCCGCCTTCGACAGACCCAGCAACACATCGAGCGGCAGGCGGCCATGCGATGCGTGCACGATCTTCACCTCGGCGGGCAGCTCCTCGCGCACCATGGCCTGCACCTTTGCAAGAGCCGCCGCATCGACCGCATCGGTCTTGTTGAGCACTACCAGATCGGCGGCGCCGAGCTGGTCTTCGAACAGCTCGTGCAGCGGCGATTCATGGTCCAGATTGGGATCGGCGCGGCGCTGTTCATCCACCGCTTCGGGGTGTGCCGCGAACTGGCCTGCGGCAGCAGCGGGCGTATCCACCACGGTCACCACCGCATCGACGGTGAACACGTTCGAGATGTCGGGCCACTGGAAGGCCTGCACCAGCGGCTTGGGTAGCGCCAGGCCCGAGGTCTCGATCAGCACCGCGTCAATCTGGTCGCGGCGCGCGGCCAGCTCCTTCATGACCGGGAAAAATTCCTCCTGCACCGTGCAGCACATGCAGCCGTTGGCCAGCTCGTAGAGCGTGCCCTGCACCTCGTTGCCGCTGTCGTCGCAGCCGATGCCGCAGCCCTTGAGAATCTCGCCATCGATGCCGAGTTCACCAAACTCGTTGACCACCACCGCGATGCGGCGGCCATTGGCGTTGTCCAGAATATGGCGCAGCAGCGTGGTCTTGCCGCTGCCCAGAAAGCCGGTGACGATGGTGGCGGGGATTTTGGCGGTGTTCATGGCGTGACTCCTGCGAGCGAAAGGGGAAGGTGAGGAAGAAGAGAAAAAGGAACTGCAGAGCGGGCCGCGTGCGACAAGCGCGCAGCCGAAATCGATGCGCACGGCGATGTGCACATCGGCAGGTGAGAGATGAAATTCAGTGGGCCATGCCGCGTGGAAGCGGGCAGGCCAGAGCGGTAGCGCATGCGATGTCGTTTCCCGGACTTCGCACACCCGCGAGGTCCGATGAGTGATGGGGTTGAATCCACACACACCGCGCAATCGCGCCGCCGGACAGGGCCACATGCAGCCCGTGTGAAGCGTTCGTTCTGCGGATCGAAGGCATCGACCCGGCCACACGCTTTCAGTGCTGCACCAGCCTGCCCGGACATGCACACTCCCGCGGTGTCCGAAGCGATGCGAAGGCCGGTATCCGGGCTTGCGAAACATCTGCAGTGCCATGACATGCAGACTCAGTCCAACGCCTTCCCACGCAGCAAAGAACAGCGCAGTGACTGCTGGTCAGCCAACGCCGACACAGCCTGTGGACCTGAGATTTCGCCTACCGTTGCGGGGGCAGCGCAGGAATTGCGGTCTTATGAAAGGAAAGGCCGCGCACCTGCTTCTCGTTGAACCCTGTGAACTCCCTATGCAGCCGCCGGATCGGACGCTTGCAAGGGCACGTGGGCACCTTCGAATCTGACGCGCCGACTGGTTGGCCGGTGCGCCGAGGGCGATTATCGTTCATATCGCTGCAGGCTTGATGCTGCGGACCATGAATGCAAAAAGGCCAGTGCCGTCGATCCACTCGAGCGGCACTGGCCTTTGTGTCAGCTACAAAAGTACTCGAATCAATCGAGAGTAATGTTTGCAGTCTTGATCACTGCACGCCACTTGTTGACTTCATCGTTCAGGAAGGCGGTCGATGCCTTGGGGTCCATGCCCGAAGGCAGCACGCCAGCCGAATCGAACTTGGCCTTCACTTCGGCGTCCGGCAGAGCCTTGGCGATTTCCTTGTAGAGGCGGTCCACAACGGGCTGCGGCGTGCCTGCGGGCACGGATGCCATGAACCACGCGTCTGCTGTAAAGCCCTTCAGACCTTGCTCGATGAACGTGGGCACGTTGGGCATGGCGGGCAAGCGTTCGGTGTGAGCAACGGCCAAGGCCTTCACGTTGCCCGCGTTGAGCTGCGAGTTGATCGTCACGGCGGTCAGAAACCCGAAGTCGGTCTCCCCAGCCACGAGCGACACCACGGACGGCGCGCTGCCCTTGTAGGGCACGTGAGTGACCTTCACGTTGGCCTGCATCGCATACAGCTCGGCGCCGAGATGGTTCGGGCCGCCGGTGCCCGACGAAGGAAAGTTCAGCTTGCCGGGAGAGGCCTTGGCGGCGGCGGTCAGATCGGCCACCGACTTGAGCGGGCTCTTGCTGCCCACGGTAAGCACCAGCGGGCTGCGGCCTACGAGGCTGACCACGCTGAAATCTTTGAGCGGGTTATAAGGCAGCTTGGCGTAGAGGCCCGGTGCCATGGCCATGCAGCCCACGTCGCCGAGGATAAGGGTGTAGCCATCGGCCGGTTGCTTGGCGACGTAGTCGCAGCCGATGGTGCCGTTGGCGCCGGGCTTGTTGTCCACCACCACGGAGACGCCCATGTTCTCGCTCAACTTCTGTGCGAGCAGTCGACCAATGATGTCGGTCGATCCACCTGCGGCATAGGGCACGATCAGGCGGATCGGCTTGTTCGGATAGGCCCCGTTATCGGCCTGAGCCAGCGGTGTGGCGAATGCGGACAAAACTGCGGCTGCAGCAGCAACGGCGCGCAGTGCGCTACGTGGGGAAAGGGACATGTGCTCCTCGCGGAAAAATAGGATGGTTCTCGCGGCGCGCGAGCTTATCAGTGCGTCTGTGAATTCCTACCGGAAACAGGGGTTTGGCATCCTCCCCCTCCAGACGCGACTAAGGAATGCCAGATCGACCGGATCAAGCAACTTTCGTACCGCTCTTGGTGGCGCGCGGTTTGGCTGTCTTTTGAGCCGCAGGGACATGCGCGGACGCAGGTTTTGCAGCGGGCGTTGAAGCAGGAGTACGCGTCGTCAGTGTCACCGCCGCGCGTGGACTGCGCAGGTTGTCCGCATCGAGGATCAGGCGCCCCTGGATGCGCCCCTTCATGCGCTTGACGGAGCGCGTCGCATCCTGCATGTGCTGCAGCATGAGGGCGCGCACCCGCTCGCTGTCGCGTGCGCGCGCTGCCTCAACGATGTCGCGGTGGTAGTTCGCGTTCTCCTCGCCGAAGCGACGGTGCTCGGTCTGCGGCGTGCGGTTACCGAAGACGATGAGCTGGCGGATCATCTCGTTGATCAGCTCACAGGTGAAGCGCAGAAACGGATTGGGATTGGCGGCCGCGAGGATGTCGTGAAAGTTCACGTCTTCACGGCGCTGCATGATCAGGTCTTCGTGACTCGAGGTGGGATCGCAGCAGACGATGCTGTGCTCAAGCGCCTCGAAATCCGCCTCAGTGAGATGCGGCACGGCACCGGCCGCGAGTTCGGGCTCGAGCATCATGCGCACCGCGTAGATGTCGTCGATCGTGACTTCCTTGAAGAACAGGTAGTTCTGCATGAACTGCAGCGTGCGATCAAGCGGCACCTCGACGATGGTTCCCCCGCCCGACGGGCCGGTGGAAATGGTGATCAGCCCCTGCACCTCGAGCGACTTGAGCGCCTCGCGGATGGTGCCCTTGCTCACCTCGAACTGCGCCTGCAATTCGCTCTCGCGCGGCAGCCGGTCACCGGGGCTGAGATTCTTCTCGGTGATCATGCGCTTGATTTCCTGCGCGACCAGATCAGAGCGCTTGAGCTGCTTGATCGCCATCGGTGAAGAAGACTTCTTGGTTGCCATATCGGAGCTTTTGTTCTGTCAGGCCAGATGCGGCGGGCCATGTGCACGAGCTTTCGCATCGCGCAATCAGTATGCACCGCGAACGCGCGTTATCACCAGCCTCTAGGGTTTGTCCGCGTCATATTTGTTCTATTTGTCACTATAAATAGGATTTGAGGAGCAGGAGTGGTGCAGCCGGTTCTGGCACGCATCGTGCTCCGATAACAAAGCAGGCCATACGGGCCTCGATTCAACCCTGGAGACACCCTCATGCAACGTCGCAACTTCCTGCAAATGTCCGCGCTCGGCGCTCTGCCAGCCTCTCTCGGTCTCACGCACAGCGCGTGGGCACAGGCCAAAGACACTATCCAGTTCGGCTGCCCCGTGCCCATGTCCGGTGCGTTCGCCGCGAATGGCAAGTTCGCCGATCTGGGCATGAAGCTCGCGATTGAGCAATACGGCAAGGCCTTGAACCGTCCGCTCGGCTACACGCTGCTAGACACCGAAGGCAAGCCCGCCACCGCCATCCGCAAGGTGCAGGACGCCTCGCAGCAGGGCACGAAGTTCTTCGCGGGCGGCATCCTGTCGTCCGAATCGCTCGCCATGGGCAAGGAAGCCGAGAAGGCCGGAGGCATCTTCATCACCACTGCGGGTGCCGACGAAATCACCGGCAAGGACTGCAACAGCGCCACATTCCGCTGGTCCGTGCCCACTTTCGGTGCCATCGAACAGACCGTGCGCCCACTGCTGGACGCGCACCCCAAGGCCAAGCGCGTCTACACCATCACGCCGCAATACGTGTTCGGCGACGGCCTGCTGACGGCAGCCAAGAACATCTTCAAGGAACGCGGTATCGAGCATGTGGGCAATAGCTACCACTCGCTCACCGAAAAGGAATTCAGCGGCTACCTGACCAATGCCGTCGCGGCCAAGCCCGACGTGCTGCTGATCCTGAACTTCGGCCAGCAATCGTCCGACACCCTGCGCCAGGCCATCAGCTTCGGCATGAACAAGAACACCACGATCCTGATCGCCTGGGCCTCAGGCCTCGAGCAGTTCGAATCGCTTGGCGCTGACCTCTGCGACGGCATCTACTTCGGCGCGCAGTACTGGCATACGGTCGACGCCCCGCAGAATCTGGACCTCGTCAAGCGCTGCAACGACAAGTTCAAATTCAACCCCAACTACAGCCTGGCTGGCTCCTACATCTGCACCAAGCTGATGATCGACGCCATCATCAAGGCCGGCACCGCAGACACCAAGGCCGTCATCGCCGCCATGGAAGGCATGAAGTACCAGGGCCTCACCGGCGAAGAAGAAATCCGCAAGGCCGACCACCAAGTGCTCAAGAACTACTACCTCCTTAAGGGCAAGGCCAAGTCCAAGATGAAGAACAAGGACGACTACGCCGACATCGTGAGCAGCGGCAAGTCGTTCCTGCCGGTGGATCAGACCGGCTGCAAGATGGGTTGAGCCCAACAGCTGCAACAACAAAGAGTTGTCGTCGAACCTGCACGCAAGCAGCGCATGCAGAGTTCAGGGCTCCGATTCGCCCCCCACAACGACAAGACAGCCCTTCAGGCTAGGCGTCTCACGAGCAGACAGTACTCTCGTACGGCAAGCGTGAGCAACGACGCATGAAGGGCTGTCTTGGCGCCTCCAAACGATGAACCATCGAAGCCGCAAGGCTTCGCAAGCCCCAAAACATAGAAGCTTCCCCATGAGCATTTATCTGCTTCAGACGATCAACGGGATCGGCATCGGCATGCTGTATTTCCTGTTGGCGGTAGGCCTGTCGATCGTCTTCGGCCTGCTGCGCTTCGTCAACTTCGCACACGGCACCTTCTACCTGCTCGGCGCCTACTTCTGCTACCAGATGAACCAGTGGGGCATGGGCTTCTGGCTGTCTCTCGTCGTTGTTCCCGTAGCGGTGGGTGCCATCGGCTGGATCACCGAAAAACTGATCTTGCGCCATGTCTACGCCAAGCCGCACGAGTTCCACATCCTCATCACCGTGGGCTTTGCACTCGTCGTGCAGGAGGTCGTGATCATGATCTGGGGGCCGCTCGGTGACAGCGTGCCCACGCCCGATCTGCTGAGCGGCGTGGTCATGTGGGGCAGCTTCATCTATCCCAAGTACCGCTTGTTCGTCATCGGCTTCACTGCCGTGCTGGCCGTGATCATCTGGTGGGTGCTCGAGGGCACGCGCCTTGGCTCCATCGTGCGCGCGGGCAGTGAATCGACAGAGATGGTGTCATTGCTCGGCACCAATATTCTGGGCATTTTCAGCCTGGTGTTCGGCTTGGGTGTGGGCCTTGCCGCATTGGCGGGGGTGCTTGCCGCACCGATACGCGGCGTGAGTCCGTTCATGGGAGTGGAAGCACTTGGCGTCGCGTTTGTGGTGGTGGTAGTCGGGGGGCTCGGCAGTTTCAGCGGTGCATTGGTGGGCGGCTTGCTGATCGGCATTGTGCAGAGCCTAATGAGCACGATCTGGCCGCCTGGAGCGAGTCTGATGATCTATGTGGCAATGGCGGCGGTGCTGCTGCTGCGCCCCAACGGCCTGCTGGGCCGCCAAATCTGAGGTAAGGGTCGCCACACCATGAATTCCAAGCATTACCAATTCCTGATCGCGGTGGCCATCGTCGTCGCGATGCCGCTGTTCATGAAGTCCGGCTCGCTCGCGAGCGAGGTGCTGATCTATGCGCTAGCGGCCATGGCCTGCAATCTGCTGCTCGGCTACACGGGGCTGCTGTCGTTCGGCCAGGGCGTGTTCTTTGGCCTTGGCAGCTACACGCTCGGCATTCTGCTCACGCGGCTGCCGATCTCGATGCCGCTCGCGCTGCTCGCGACGGTGGTCATGGGCGGCATCGGCGCGGCCATCGTCGGCTGGGTCGCCATTCGCCAGAAGGGTACCTATTTCGTGATGCTGACGCTGGCGTTCGCGCAGATGTTCTACTTCGTCGCCTACAGCGCGAGCGATCTGACCGGCGGTGACAACGGCCTCATGGACATCCCGCGCAAGTCGCTCACGCTCGGCGGCCAGACCATCATTCCGCTTGAGACGCCATGGCAGTACTACAGCTTCGTGGCCGTGCTGTTCCTCATCGTTTACTGGCTGCTGCGTCGCGTCTGCGATTCGATCTTCGGCCGCACGCTGCTGGCCGTGCGCGACAACGAGGAGCGCGCCGCCGCCGTGGGCTACAACCTGCGACTGCTCAAACTGCAGGCCTTCGTGATCTCCGGGGCTGTAACGGGTCTGGCAGGCGCGCTGCATGCGCTGATGACCGGCATCGCGCCGCTGTCGAACGCCGAATACCACACCAGCGAAATGATCCTCGTGATGACCGTGATCGGCGGCACCGGCAACCTGCTCGCCTCGCTGCTCGGCGCGGCGTTCTATGTGCTGCTCGGCGACTGGCTGTCCACGCTGTGGCCGCGCTGGCTGCTGATTCTCGGCGTGGTGCTGATGATCGTGAGCCTTGGTATGCAGGGCGGCCTCTGGGGTCTGTGCCAGAAGCTGTGGCAGCTGGCGCGTGGCAAGAAATCCAATGAAGAAGGTGATGGCAAGGCCTCGCAAGCCAATGCCAAGGGAGGCCACGCATGACAACAGCAACGACAACTACCACTTCCAGCAACCTCGTTCTGCTCGAAGCCGTCGGTGTCGAGAAGCGCTACGACAAGTTCGTGGCGCTCGGCGGTGTGGACATCAAGGTTCGCGCCAATACGGTGCATTCCGTGATCGGGCCCAACGGCGCGGGCAAGACCACCCTCTTTCACATGCTTACCGGCACCAAGACGGTGAGTGGCGGAAAAATCGTTTTTGACGGGCACGACGTAACCCGCGAGCCAGACCATGTACGCGTGCGCCGTGGCATGGCACGTTCGTTCCAAGTGACCAGCCTGTTCCTCACGCTGCCGGTGCGCGAGAACCTGCGTCTGGCGGCGCAGGGCGTGGCGCCAATACAGGCGCTCAACTGCTGGCGTGCGCCGGTGGGCGATCTCGCACGCAAAGACACCGTCGCCAGCGTGCTCATAAAAATTGGAATGGAGCGTTTCGCCGACACACCTGCAGGCAATCTCTCGCATGGCCAGCAGCGCCGTCTCGAAGTGGGCATGGCACTTGCAGCCAAGCCCAAGGCCATCTTTCTTGACGAACCAACCTCCGGCATGGGCATCGACGATCTGGACGAGATGAAGCATCTCATCCAGAGCCTCAAGCGCGAACACACGGTGGTTCTCATCGAACACAACATGAACATCGTCATGGACATCTCCGACACCATCACCGTGATGCAGCAGGGCCGCGTGCTGGCCGAGGGTCTACCCAACGACATCCGCAACGATGACCGGGTGCGCAAGGCCTATTTGGGCAACATGATCACCGGAGGCAAGGCATGACGTCCACTGGCAACGCACCGCTTCTTCAGGTCGAAAGCATCCACGCGCACTACGGCAAGAGCCATGTGCTGCAGGGCGTCTCGCTGCATGTGAGCGATGGCGAGCTGGTCACGCTGCTCGGACGTAACGGCGCGGGCAAGACCACGACGCTCAAGTGCATCGCGGGCGCGATGCTGCCCACGCAGGGCCAGATCCGCTTTGCGGGCACGGTGACCAGCAAGCTCGCCACGCACCAGGTGGCGCAGCGCGGCATCTGCCTCGTGCCCGAGCATCGCGGCGTCTTCAAGCTGCTGACCGTTGAGGAAAACCTGATGCTCGGTCAGCGCAAGTCTTCGCCCTGGCAGTTGGACGACATCTACCGCATCTTCCCGCGCCTCAAGGAACGGCGAACCAATGGCGGTGGCCAGCTCTCGGGCGGGGAGCAGCAGATGCTGGCCATCGGCCGCGCGCTGATGAATGCGCCGCGCCTGCTGATGCTCGATGAACCGGTCGAAGGCCTCGCGCCGGTGATCGTCGAAGAGATCGTCGCGCAGCTCAAGGTGATCAAGGCGGCCGGTGTGTCCATCGTGCTGGTCGAGCAGAACCTCGAGGTCTGCACCCAGCTTGCAGATCGCCACTACATCATCGAGCAGGGCGCAGTGGTGCACGAGGCGACGAACGCGGAGTTCATCGCCGACGAAGCGGTGAAGGACAGATACCTTGGTGTTGGCATGGCGTGAAACACGCCGGAGAAGTGAAGTAATGAGTACCCCCGGAAGAAAATTCCTGATCGCGCGTCTGAATCACGAGACCAATACGTTCTCGCCCGTCCCCACGCCCCTCGACGCCTTTGCGCCGACCTTTGGCGAAGACGCGTATCGCGCCAACAAAGGCATGCGCACGGCGATGGCCGCATTCATCGAATTGGCCGAGGCCGAGGGCGCCGAGCTGGTCACGCCGGTCTCCGCGATGTCCAACCCGAGCGGGCCGGTGCATGCCGCCGCGTATGACGAACTCACGCGCCGCATCGTCGAGGCCGTTCCCGGCTGCGATGCCATCCTGCTCGATCTGCACGGCGCGATGGTGGCCGAGAACAGCGACGACGGCGAAGGCGATCTGCTCGAACGGGTGCGCGCGGCGGCCGCGCCGGGCGTGCCGATTGGCGTGGCGCTCGATCTGCACGGCAACATCACCGAGAAGATCGTGCGCAACGCCGATGTGATCGTGGGTTTCAAGACCTACCCGCACATCGACATGTATGAAACCGGCGAGCACGCGGGCCACTTGCTGCTGGAGATGTGGCGCGGCCAAGCGCAGTACGAGGTGATCTGGAAGCCGCTCGCGCTGATGAGCCACACGCTGCGCAGCACCACTTTGAGCGGCCCGATGAAGGATGCCTGCGAGCGCGCCGCCGCAATGGAAATGAATGAGGGACTGCCAGCGGTGTCGGTGTTCGGCGGTTTTTCGCTGGCCGACATTCCTGCACCTTGCGTGAGCGTGGTCGCCACGGTGAAGAAGGGAACGGCGAGCGCGCAGCAAGCCGTCATCAACGCATTTGCCGATCAAGCCGTGTGGCAGCGCCGCGCGGAATTCGTCTACGACAGCGAGCCACTTGAGGCCTCGCTCGCCAAAGCGCAGCAGCTTGCGGCGCACGCCGATGGCAAGCCGGTGCTGCTGCTCGATCATGGCGACAACTGCATGTCAGGCGGCACCTGCGACACCATGGACGTGCTGCAAGCCGCACTGGCGCTGGGTATGAAAGGCATCGCGGTCGGCCCGCTGTGCGATCCGGAAGCGGTCGCGCAGATGTTCGCGGCAGGCGAAGACGCTGAGGTCGACATCGCTCTCGGCAACAAGCGCTCGCTCGCGCACCTCGGCATGCACAAGCAGCCCGCGCAACTGCGCGGCGTGGTACGCAAGCTCAGTGATGGCAAGTACATCGTCTCGGGCCCGATCTACAACGGCATGGAATGCCACATGGGCCGGAGCGCGCTGCTCGACATCGACGGCGCGCAGATCGTGGTGACCGAGCAGACGCATGAGCCCTGGGACCTTGGCGTGTTCCATTGCGTGGACGTCGATCCGACCAAGGCACGTTACTTGCTCCTCAAATCGCGCATGTATTGCAGGCCCGTTTTTGTGCCGTTGTCCGCTGGGCTGGTCGAATGCGACAGCCCCGGCGTGACGACGTCGGACTACTCGCGATTTGTCTTCTCCCGCGTGAATCGACCGGTGTATCCATTGGATCGCGACATATAAGGGTTAGACCTTATACATTTCGGTTATGGATGCCTAGAATCATCAGAGAGCGGCCTATAGCAGGGACCGAGCGCAGAAATAATTGAGGGTTTGCCCAGATTTTTCATCTTTCTCAACGTTGAAAGGAAGTGCCCGATGAAGTCCCTATCCCGCCGTTCCACCCTCGCTGCCGCCGGCCTCATCGCCCTTGCCAGCCTGGGCACCAGCTCCGTGTTCGCTGCCGACAAGATCAAGGT includes:
- a CDS encoding branched-chain amino acid ABC transporter permease, translating into MSIYLLQTINGIGIGMLYFLLAVGLSIVFGLLRFVNFAHGTFYLLGAYFCYQMNQWGMGFWLSLVVVPVAVGAIGWITEKLILRHVYAKPHEFHILITVGFALVVQEVVIMIWGPLGDSVPTPDLLSGVVMWGSFIYPKYRLFVIGFTAVLAVIIWWVLEGTRLGSIVRAGSESTEMVSLLGTNILGIFSLVFGLGVGLAALAGVLAAPIRGVSPFMGVEALGVAFVVVVVGGLGSFSGALVGGLLIGIVQSLMSTIWPPGASLMIYVAMAAVLLLRPNGLLGRQI
- a CDS encoding branched-chain amino acid ABC transporter permease; translated protein: MNSKHYQFLIAVAIVVAMPLFMKSGSLASEVLIYALAAMACNLLLGYTGLLSFGQGVFFGLGSYTLGILLTRLPISMPLALLATVVMGGIGAAIVGWVAIRQKGTYFVMLTLAFAQMFYFVAYSASDLTGGDNGLMDIPRKSLTLGGQTIIPLETPWQYYSFVAVLFLIVYWLLRRVCDSIFGRTLLAVRDNEERAAAVGYNLRLLKLQAFVISGAVTGLAGALHALMTGIAPLSNAEYHTSEMILVMTVIGGTGNLLASLLGAAFYVLLGDWLSTLWPRWLLILGVVLMIVSLGMQGGLWGLCQKLWQLARGKKSNEEGDGKASQANAKGGHA
- a CDS encoding ABC transporter ATP-binding protein, which codes for MTTATTTTTSSNLVLLEAVGVEKRYDKFVALGGVDIKVRANTVHSVIGPNGAGKTTLFHMLTGTKTVSGGKIVFDGHDVTREPDHVRVRRGMARSFQVTSLFLTLPVRENLRLAAQGVAPIQALNCWRAPVGDLARKDTVASVLIKIGMERFADTPAGNLSHGQQRRLEVGMALAAKPKAIFLDEPTSGMGIDDLDEMKHLIQSLKREHTVVLIEHNMNIVMDISDTITVMQQGRVLAEGLPNDIRNDDRVRKAYLGNMITGGKA
- a CDS encoding ABC transporter ATP-binding protein, coding for MTSTGNAPLLQVESIHAHYGKSHVLQGVSLHVSDGELVTLLGRNGAGKTTTLKCIAGAMLPTQGQIRFAGTVTSKLATHQVAQRGICLVPEHRGVFKLLTVEENLMLGQRKSSPWQLDDIYRIFPRLKERRTNGGGQLSGGEQQMLAIGRALMNAPRLLMLDEPVEGLAPVIVEEIVAQLKVIKAAGVSIVLVEQNLEVCTQLADRHYIIEQGAVVHEATNAEFIADEAVKDRYLGVGMA
- a CDS encoding M81 family metallopeptidase gives rise to the protein MSTPGRKFLIARLNHETNTFSPVPTPLDAFAPTFGEDAYRANKGMRTAMAAFIELAEAEGAELVTPVSAMSNPSGPVHAAAYDELTRRIVEAVPGCDAILLDLHGAMVAENSDDGEGDLLERVRAAAAPGVPIGVALDLHGNITEKIVRNADVIVGFKTYPHIDMYETGEHAGHLLLEMWRGQAQYEVIWKPLALMSHTLRSTTLSGPMKDACERAAAMEMNEGLPAVSVFGGFSLADIPAPCVSVVATVKKGTASAQQAVINAFADQAVWQRRAEFVYDSEPLEASLAKAQQLAAHADGKPVLLLDHGDNCMSGGTCDTMDVLQAALALGMKGIAVGPLCDPEAVAQMFAAGEDAEVDIALGNKRSLAHLGMHKQPAQLRGVVRKLSDGKYIVSGPIYNGMECHMGRSALLDIDGAQIVVTEQTHEPWDLGVFHCVDVDPTKARYLLLKSRMYCRPVFVPLSAGLVECDSPGVTTSDYSRFVFSRVNRPVYPLDRDI